A single window of Nicotiana sylvestris chromosome 3, ASM39365v2, whole genome shotgun sequence DNA harbors:
- the LOC138888262 gene encoding uncharacterized protein, which yields MKKLEETGPMVLKDKKEYIDIDKKAIEKNYRAKKILVCDIGPDEYNRVSACDTAKEIWEALQTAHEGTTQVKQSKIDMFTTEYELFRMKDDESIQDMHTRFTSIINELHSLGDVIPRNKLVRKILSVLPGSWESKINAFTEAKDLQTLTMDELDW from the coding sequence atgaagAAGCTTGAGGAAACTGGACCAATGGTGCTGAAAGACAAAAAAGAGTACATCGACATCGACAAAAAAGCcatagaaaagaactatcgtgccaagaaaatcttggtgTGCGACATAGGACCCGATGAGTACAACAGAGTCTCAGCTTGTGATAccgccaaagaaatatgggaagcgttgcaaaccgcacacgaaggaactactcaggtcaAACAGTCCAAAATTGACATGTTCACCACAGAGTATGAGCTCTTTAGGATGAAAGATGATGAGTCTATACAGGATATGCACACtagattcacctccatcataaatgagcttcattcacttggagatgttattcccagaaacaagcttgtaaggaaaatcctTAGTGTTCTACCCGGTTCTTGGGAAAGTAAGATAAATGCCTTtactgaagctaaagatctacaaactctaaccatggatgagTTAGATTGGTAA